A single region of the Polymorphum gilvum SL003B-26A1 genome encodes:
- a CDS encoding DUF2293 domain-containing protein encodes MTGGTKRQKDMRKALRALAPRVPMADAEAILVAALAGHLRHLPETIALWQAVTSHIRHTHTDYDALLNEGYDRDSARFFVIDAMNAVLQDWGCARRIEPDEDDPPAGP; translated from the coding sequence ATGACCGGTGGCACGAAACGGCAGAAGGACATGCGCAAGGCCCTGCGCGCGCTCGCCCCGCGCGTGCCGATGGCCGACGCGGAGGCTATCCTCGTCGCGGCGCTTGCCGGCCACCTGCGCCACCTGCCGGAGACGATCGCGCTCTGGCAGGCGGTCACCAGCCATATCCGCCACACCCACACCGACTACGATGCCCTGCTCAACGAGGGCTACGACCGCGATTCGGCACGTTTCTTCGTCATCGACGCGATGAACGCCGTGCTGCAGGACTGGGGCTGCGCCCGCCGTATCGAGCCGGACGAAGACGATCCTCCGGCCGGCCCGTGA
- a CDS encoding MOSC domain-containing protein, with product MPADLFGDESPDPDLLVRGRRLAGRVVSVLKTAGAESFETARCDDLVLTFEGIPGDRHAGFTRRSGGREPWYPRGTEMANERQVSVLSAEELALVARRMDLPELRAEWIGGNIVLAGIPRLSLIPPRTRLVFEGGAVLRVDGDNAPCRIAGRAIAARYPERDGLDLLFPDKARRLRGLVAYVERPGTVRAGEAATAHVPEQWIYSPD from the coding sequence ATGCCGGCAGATCTTTTCGGCGACGAGAGTCCCGACCCCGACCTCCTGGTGCGTGGCCGCCGGCTGGCCGGCAGGGTCGTCAGCGTGCTCAAGACGGCGGGGGCGGAAAGCTTCGAAACGGCACGGTGCGACGACCTTGTCCTGACCTTCGAGGGTATTCCCGGCGACCGCCATGCCGGCTTCACGCGCCGCTCGGGTGGGCGCGAGCCGTGGTATCCGCGCGGCACGGAGATGGCCAACGAGCGTCAGGTGTCGGTGCTGTCGGCGGAGGAACTGGCCCTGGTGGCGCGGCGCATGGACCTGCCCGAACTCAGGGCGGAATGGATCGGCGGCAACATCGTGCTCGCCGGCATCCCCCGCCTCAGTCTGATCCCGCCGCGCACGCGGCTCGTGTTCGAGGGCGGCGCGGTGCTGCGCGTCGACGGCGACAACGCGCCGTGCCGCATCGCCGGCCGGGCGATTGCTGCCCGGTACCCTGAACGCGACGGCCTCGACCTGCTGTTTCCCGACAAGGCGCGCCGCCTGCGCGGCCTGGTCGCCTATGTCGAGCGACCGGGCACGGTGCGCGCCGGCGAGGCAGCGACCGCCCATGTGCCCGAACAGTGGATCTATTCGCCCGACTGA
- a CDS encoding Zn-ribbon domain-containing OB-fold protein: protein MPQAQANDSAIKIYYDGLRQGVLKARKCRSCDRHTFPPTTCCEHCGSWDLDWVELTGRGTLLFATHNISPACHPRFEPIAPYVYGHLRLDEGITVQAIIRGIEATPEALRAVFERGPVPVVADILVMDDLPVLAFRPAG from the coding sequence ATGCCGCAAGCACAAGCCAACGACTCCGCTATCAAGATCTACTACGACGGACTGCGCCAGGGCGTGCTGAAGGCGCGCAAGTGTCGCTCCTGCGACCGCCACACCTTCCCGCCGACCACCTGCTGCGAGCACTGCGGCAGCTGGGACCTTGATTGGGTCGAGCTGACGGGAAGGGGCACGCTGCTGTTCGCCACCCACAACATCTCGCCCGCCTGCCACCCGCGTTTCGAGCCGATCGCGCCCTATGTCTACGGTCACCTGCGGCTGGACGAGGGCATCACGGTGCAGGCGATCATCCGCGGCATCGAGGCAACGCCGGAGGCGCTGCGCGCGGTGTTCGAACGTGGACCGGTGCCGGTAGTCGCCGACATCCTGGTGATGGATGACCTGCCCGTGCTGGCCTTCCGTCCGGCGGGCTGA
- a CDS encoding thiolase family protein, which produces MRNRLRERIAIAGVGCSRFGDLLETPELKGLSIQEMTAAAVKEALDDAGMSGQDVDAVYVGNAMVHSSQLPATYSQLSKWIGTELRSGVHFEAQCSTTNVGAAMAAMAIASGVHDKVLVVGLETTRTRVKDLSPYEREPISHQMTWLWTDMAVNQAYQVPQGYDIFSTYNGIVALGYCRKYGIGIDDFDRGMFEVCRTRRLHGSMTPKANIQETLEDEARRKGYADAFELWRSDKDNPFVAWPSRLKSLVTTADGASAMVVTRAELAGARSQPVELKGFGICYRDLPWYDEDPTYWEGDRRSVDQALDMSGIKPADIGYLHTHDCSHISGLCTAELIGYIEPGKSLAYARDGRLRFDGDRPMSTHGGRHAFGHAWAASAGSDTYEAVTQMRGAAGARQIPKRPDIAVIHTHGYAMVGTTLVLGGL; this is translated from the coding sequence ATGCGCAACAGACTGAGAGAGCGGATCGCCATCGCCGGCGTTGGCTGCAGCCGCTTCGGCGATCTTCTGGAAACACCGGAACTGAAGGGACTGAGCATCCAGGAAATGACCGCGGCGGCGGTCAAGGAAGCCCTCGACGACGCCGGCATGAGCGGCCAGGACGTCGATGCGGTCTATGTCGGCAACGCGATGGTGCATTCCTCGCAACTGCCGGCGACCTATTCGCAGCTGTCTAAATGGATCGGCACCGAACTGCGCTCGGGCGTGCATTTCGAGGCGCAGTGCTCCACCACCAACGTGGGCGCCGCGATGGCCGCGATGGCAATCGCGTCCGGTGTCCACGACAAGGTGCTGGTCGTCGGCCTGGAGACCACCCGGACCAGGGTGAAGGACCTCAGTCCCTACGAGCGCGAGCCGATTTCCCACCAGATGACCTGGCTGTGGACCGACATGGCGGTCAACCAGGCCTATCAGGTGCCGCAGGGCTACGACATCTTCTCCACCTACAACGGCATCGTGGCTCTGGGCTACTGCCGGAAGTACGGCATCGGCATCGACGATTTCGACCGCGGAATGTTCGAAGTCTGCCGGACCCGCCGCCTGCACGGGTCGATGACGCCGAAGGCCAATATCCAGGAGACGCTGGAAGACGAGGCCAGGCGCAAGGGCTATGCCGATGCGTTCGAACTGTGGCGGTCGGACAAGGACAATCCGTTCGTCGCCTGGCCGTCGCGGCTGAAGAGCCTGGTGACGACGGCGGACGGCGCCTCGGCGATGGTCGTCACCCGGGCCGAACTTGCCGGTGCCCGGTCGCAGCCGGTCGAACTGAAGGGCTTCGGCATCTGCTATCGCGATCTTCCCTGGTACGACGAGGATCCGACCTATTGGGAAGGCGACCGCCGTTCGGTCGACCAGGCGCTCGACATGTCGGGCATCAAGCCCGCTGACATCGGCTATCTGCATACCCACGACTGTTCGCACATCTCCGGCCTGTGCACGGCCGAACTGATCGGCTACATCGAGCCGGGCAAGTCGCTCGCCTATGCGCGCGACGGCCGCCTGCGCTTCGACGGCGACCGGCCGATGTCGACGCACGGTGGCCGCCACGCCTTCGGCCATGCCTGGGCGGCGAGCGCCGGCTCCGACACCTACGAAGCGGTGACGCAGATGCGCGGGGCGGCCGGTGCGCGGCAGATCCCCAAGCGGCCCGATATCGCCGTGATCCACACCCATGGCTACGCCATGGTCGGGACCACCCTGGTTCTGGGAGGACTGTGA
- a CDS encoding RidA family protein, with product MLPIHHMIAGGPRPVAPFSHAVEADGWVFVTGQMPTDPHAPDAPLPEGVEAQTARVMENLKLVLAGIGLGLENVTFARVYLTCFQRDYAAMNAVYQGFFEPGKLPARTCVGVTGLAVDALVEIDLVARRP from the coding sequence ATGCTGCCCATCCACCACATGATTGCCGGCGGTCCGCGCCCGGTCGCGCCGTTCTCCCATGCCGTCGAGGCCGACGGCTGGGTGTTCGTCACCGGCCAGATGCCGACCGATCCGCACGCGCCCGACGCGCCGCTGCCCGAGGGCGTCGAGGCCCAGACGGCCCGCGTGATGGAGAACCTGAAGCTCGTGCTCGCCGGCATCGGCCTCGGGCTCGAAAACGTCACCTTCGCGCGGGTCTACCTGACCTGTTTCCAGCGCGACTATGCGGCCATGAACGCGGTCTATCAGGGGTTCTTCGAGCCCGGAAAACTGCCCGCACGCACCTGCGTCGGGGTCACCGGCCTGGCCGTCGACGCGCTGGTCGAGATCGACCTCGTCGCCCGCCGGCCCTGA
- a CDS encoding helix-turn-helix transcriptional regulator, with protein MSDRTRTRLLDALKADGPQTAAALAEALDVTVVAVRQHLDGLSDEDLVGFTDLKGAVGRPRRVWALTAAGHARYPDNHAALTLGLVRAARDLYGEAGLERLVAHRETETRVAYAAELGAISGLGQRVARLAALRSAEGYMAEVEVDGAGGWLLIENHCSICAAASACPGFCRSELAVFRAVLGADASVERVEHLLSGGRRCVYRIAAAAGAASAAA; from the coding sequence ATGTCCGATCGCACCCGCACCCGCCTTCTCGACGCGCTCAAGGCCGATGGCCCGCAGACGGCCGCCGCTCTCGCCGAGGCGCTTGACGTCACGGTCGTGGCCGTGCGCCAGCACCTGGACGGCCTGTCGGACGAAGATCTGGTCGGCTTCACCGATCTCAAGGGCGCGGTCGGCCGGCCCCGACGCGTCTGGGCGCTGACCGCCGCCGGGCACGCGCGCTATCCGGATAACCATGCCGCGCTGACCCTCGGGCTTGTGCGCGCCGCGCGCGACCTCTACGGCGAGGCTGGGCTGGAGCGGCTGGTCGCCCACCGCGAGACGGAGACTCGCGTCGCCTATGCGGCGGAACTGGGTGCCATCTCCGGCCTCGGGCAGAGGGTCGCCCGGCTTGCGGCGTTGCGCAGCGCCGAAGGCTACATGGCCGAGGTCGAGGTGGACGGCGCCGGAGGCTGGCTGCTGATCGAGAACCACTGCTCGATCTGCGCGGCCGCCTCGGCATGCCCCGGTTTCTGCCGCTCCGAACTTGCCGTGTTCCGTGCCGTCCTCGGTGCGGATGCCTCCGTCGAGCGGGTCGAGCACCTGCTGTCCGGGGGGCGCCGCTGCGTCTACCGCATCGCCGCGGCAGCGGGCGCGGCGTCGGCGGCAGCCTGA